TAAACATGAAAACGACTACATAAAAATATATATATATTTCTTAGGACAAAATACATTATACAGACATTGGGGCAATGTTGTGTTCTTAGCAATAATCATGTCGAGCTGCAATGTATAGATAGATTCAGTCTCAGGTACCAAATGCTTCGGACCAGAAGCTGCCTGTGAGGACAGTGTCTCTCCTGATAGTGACACGGTCTATATATAGGACCACTGGATCAATACTTTGCTTACGAGCTATTCCCGACGACCAAAACCTGAGATTGCCTGCCTCCAAACGTAGATACGGGTTTGTTCTAACTTAAACCGACACCTCTTGCTTCAATTTTAAAGCTTGAGGTGTTGGTGTGGCTGCTGCTGATCTATCCTTGACAAATGTCCTTAGGCATCCGTTGATAATGCGTGGCGCTGATCCATCACAGAACCGTTTTGCAAGATCAACAGCCTTTGTTTTTGCATCATTTTTTGTAACAGTGTTAGTTCACAAAATGATCAAGGTTATCGCATTGCAAAGCTAACTGAAGAGGGGAGATACACAGAGAAAGTTGAGCGATACCTCGTTGATGACAATCGGGTGTCGGGTTTCAAGGACTGCCATTTCAGACATTGCTAAATGAAGAATCGAAAACTCTAGTATTCTTCCAGCTGGTGCACTCTATAATCACACAGACAAAATAAGAGGCAGCTTGTAGATGCTCAAACTAATTCAAAAGCACATGCAACAAAGGGACAATGGAAGAAAATGATAGTTTTCAACAATCCAATACTTGACCAGAGTAAAAGTTCCAAGTGTTCAACTTATACCTTCCAATCTGGAGGGGAAATCTTCTCGATGATGACAACATGACTATCCCATTTATCAGCCACTGCAGCCAAGAGTTTCTTTGCAAACCTTTGGAAAAATACACGAGTGGGAATAAGATAGCCAGAATTTATTTCAGGGTAAGCAGCAATATCTATCCATTGATACATTTAATAGATTACCGTAAAACAAGTTTGCTGTACACCAGCTTTGGAGGAGCTGAGAGCACTTCTGCTTCTGCAGAAACGGTAATAGTAGTATGTCATTTACAAGTAAAAAAGATGGGAAACTAATTCTTAGAGAATAAAACCTACCAATTTTCGATTCGTTTTCATCATGACGCACAAGCTCATCTTCCTCTTCACTAGTCTCTGTTTTAACCGGGGGACCTCCAAAGCTCATGTGGTTGTATTCCAACAAAGAAGACTTGTCAAACTCGTATCCAGGCTCTGTACAAACCAATGATCACACACACGCTGAAGTCATGTCACAAGCCATTTAATTATCAATAAGAATCAAGCAATTGATCCACATAATGACGCTCTCAAACAAAACCAACATAAAATTATAATGAAATTCCTATTGCAGCAGGAAGCAAAACAAAGATAAAAAAAAACATGTATATTATTGATATACTTACCTCTTCTTGCATTGATCCTCTTCTCAAAGAGACGAATTGGGTCAGAGCCTTCTAAGCAAGCGGCATAAAGTGTAACACTGTCAAGATCATATAGCAGTTCATTTTGTTAGCTTAAAATAAATAGATTTCAGTGAAGGCTATATTAAAACACCTCTAAGCTCATGGAACTCTAATTAATATGAGCCTTATTCTTATCACACCAAGCCACAAAGATGACTGAACCGTTCCAATTCAAGTCTAGTCGAATTTTAATTTCCAATCACTAAAATCTCCAATTCCTTTCAAGTCAACGAAGCAAATACGATTTTCAGAGGCAAAGAGAAAGAGAGAATGAAACATACAGCGCGAGCTCGCGGGCGGCGCGGGGGCTGCTTAATCGGCCGCTCTTATCTATCTTCGGCATCGGGACATCTTTCACTTCCTCCGCCGTAAGCGTCGGCGTACGGAGAGCGCCTCTCGCCGGAGCAATAAACAACTGTCTGTTTCCCGTTCGCAGGGATACCAAGTTCGTTGGCCGGAGCGAATCCACTAATGTAAATCCTAGTGAACGGTGAGAGTCCAGTGAAACGTTACTGGAGAAGTGACACAGACTCGATGAAGAGCGTATGCAAAGCGGCGAGATGGTTCCCTCCATTTTTGTGTTTGAGCTCTCTCTCTTGCTTCTTCTTCGTGTTTAGTGAGAAGCAGATAACGATTATCCGTAAAGAAAAACAAATATCTCGGAAGAAAACGCAAGCAGCAGAATGGAACGACGGCGTTTTGAACACCATAAAGGTGTTTTAAAAAAGTGGCCTATACAGGGATCGAACCTGTGACCTT
This sequence is a window from Brassica oleracea var. oleracea cultivar TO1000 chromosome C1, BOL, whole genome shotgun sequence. Protein-coding genes within it:
- the LOC106321823 gene encoding N utilization substance protein B homolog is translated as MEGTISPLCIRSSSSLCHFSSNVSLDSHRSLGFTLVDSLRPTNLVSLRTGNRQLFIAPARGALRTPTLTAEEVKDVPMPKIDKSGRLSSPRAARELALVTLYAACLEGSDPIRLFEKRINARREPGYEFDKSSLLEYNHMSFGGPPVKTETSEEEDELVRHDENESKIEAEVLSAPPKLVYSKLVLRFAKKLLAAVADKWDSHVVIIEKISPPDWKSAPAGRILEFSILHLAMSEMAVLETRHPIVINEAVDLAKRFCDGSAPRIINGCLRTFVKDRSAAATPTPQALKLKQEVSV